The following are from one region of the Paenibacillus sp. KS-LC4 genome:
- a CDS encoding L,D-transpeptidase family protein has translation MMEKLEDNLYLKQYVRNHPDNKMAWYLLGKQYLQLDKTAKANYCFIQAGEIYEAFERKPHPLAESPQEMLEDWNRQQRKKRTIRRAIMGAISIVLLLMVMPSNASKPADPAVAGMAAVIDTPIDPTFGVVLTDKGERNPIGSAWEDLLSWSKRPSVAAVVKLEEQEGWRKWTGNRKLLMSVEQQSDYVPMEVKMLDGGVCSCKPADASTVTTKFKAWSEQQEVRWTLASAIYQYKRMQEKWPEKLDDLIKPYPNNVLAGEASGMKEMFKPLVAVMKKEQSGTKQPAQQQNEAGGDKPKPDSGQRQSQFMQSNSDELVGGVDQTWRKPLEIVVDKSTYRLAVVSGDIIVRSFKVGLGGDKTPEGSFYISEKVKNPNGRDNGQFGSRGMTLSNTLYAIHGTDEPDSLEQDESLGCIRMGKQDVEELFDLVPMGTVVKIKNGTLPSKISESKERFKLNPSQDETNPGKVYHWLG, from the coding sequence ATGATGGAGAAATTAGAGGATAACCTCTATCTGAAGCAATATGTTAGAAATCATCCTGACAATAAAATGGCCTGGTATTTGCTCGGCAAGCAATATTTGCAGTTGGATAAGACGGCGAAAGCAAATTATTGCTTCATTCAGGCAGGGGAAATTTATGAGGCTTTTGAGCGCAAGCCTCATCCGCTAGCGGAAAGCCCGCAGGAAATGCTGGAGGATTGGAATCGCCAGCAGCGTAAAAAACGGACAATTCGCCGCGCGATTATGGGAGCGATTTCGATTGTGCTGCTGCTCATGGTCATGCCTTCGAACGCAAGCAAGCCAGCTGACCCTGCTGTCGCAGGAATGGCTGCTGTTATTGACACGCCTATAGATCCGACCTTCGGCGTCGTGCTGACTGACAAGGGCGAGCGCAATCCGATCGGAAGCGCTTGGGAAGATCTGCTTTCATGGAGTAAACGGCCGTCTGTAGCGGCTGTAGTTAAACTTGAGGAGCAGGAGGGCTGGCGCAAATGGACGGGCAATCGCAAGCTGCTGATGTCGGTGGAGCAGCAGTCTGATTATGTACCGATGGAAGTGAAAATGCTCGATGGCGGAGTATGCAGCTGCAAGCCCGCCGATGCATCTACGGTGACAACGAAGTTCAAGGCGTGGAGCGAGCAGCAGGAGGTGCGTTGGACGCTTGCCAGCGCGATCTATCAGTATAAGCGGATGCAAGAGAAGTGGCCGGAAAAGCTGGATGATCTCATTAAGCCATACCCTAACAATGTTTTGGCTGGTGAAGCATCTGGCATGAAGGAGATGTTTAAACCGCTTGTTGCCGTAATGAAAAAGGAACAGTCAGGAACGAAACAGCCTGCGCAGCAGCAAAATGAAGCAGGAGGCGACAAGCCAAAGCCAGATTCAGGGCAACGGCAATCGCAGTTTATGCAGAGTAATTCGGATGAATTAGTAGGCGGAGTGGACCAAACCTGGCGCAAGCCGCTTGAAATCGTCGTCGATAAATCCACTTATAGACTAGCAGTTGTAAGTGGCGATATTATCGTTCGCAGCTTCAAGGTTGGGCTAGGCGGCGACAAAACGCCTGAAGGCAGCTTTTATATTAGCGAGAAGGTGAAAAATCCGAATGGGCGCGATAATGGCCAGTTCGGCAGCAGGGGGATGACGCTTTCCAATACGCTTTATGCCATCCATGGCACAGATGAGCCGGATAGCCTCGAACAGGATGAATCGCTCGGCTGCATTCGTATGGGGAAGCAGGATGTGGAGGAGTTGTTTGATCTGGTGCCAATGGGTACGGTTGTCAAAATTAAAAACGGGACTCTGCCGTCCAAAATTTCGGAATCCAAGGAGCGCTTCAAGCTGAATCCGAGTCAGGACGAAACGAATCCCGGTAAAGTATATCATTGGCTGGGCTAA
- a CDS encoding GTP pyrophosphokinase family protein produces the protein MDGRDWNLFLQPYEQTVEELKVKFKTLRVELKRRESYSPIEFVTGRVKKVSSVLEKARRLHVPADQLEQGIEDIAGIRIMCQFVDDIHRVAGLIRSRKDLKLVNEKDYITNYKDSGYRSYHMIVEYPVQTALGQKKVLAEIQIRTLAMNFWATIEHSLNYKYKESLPEDVRLRLKKAAEAASSLDEEMSSIRHEILDAQRGFEESSNVVSKVLSTIQDLYFYHRVREAAQFQMKFNEMWEQEDLFGLQQLALDVEAAVLRAKKGTQS, from the coding sequence ATGGATGGACGAGACTGGAATCTATTTTTACAGCCATACGAGCAAACGGTTGAAGAACTCAAAGTTAAATTTAAAACGCTGCGCGTAGAGCTGAAAAGGCGTGAATCCTATTCGCCTATTGAATTTGTCACAGGCCGAGTGAAGAAGGTTTCTAGCGTTTTGGAGAAGGCAAGGCGGCTGCATGTGCCAGCGGACCAGTTGGAGCAAGGAATTGAGGATATTGCGGGCATTCGCATTATGTGCCAGTTCGTTGATGATATTCACCGGGTTGCCGGATTAATTCGTTCGCGCAAAGATTTAAAGCTTGTGAATGAGAAGGATTATATTACGAATTATAAGGATAGCGGTTATCGCAGTTATCATATGATTGTGGAATATCCTGTCCAAACGGCGCTCGGTCAAAAAAAGGTATTAGCAGAAATTCAGATTCGCACGCTTGCGATGAATTTCTGGGCGACGATCGAGCACTCGCTGAACTATAAATATAAGGAAAGCCTGCCTGAGGATGTGCGTCTGCGTCTCAAAAAGGCGGCGGAGGCGGCCTCCTCTCTTGATGAGGAGATGTCCAGCATTCGCCATGAAATTTTGGATGCGCAGCGCGGCTTCGAGGAAAGCTCGAATGTTGTCAGCAAGGTGCTCAGCACGATACAGGATCTTTATTTTTACCACCGCGTTCGGGAAGCTGCTCAGTTTCAGATGAAGTTTAATGAAATGTGGGAGCAGGAGGATTTGTTCGGGCTCCAGCAGCTTGCTCTTGACGTTGAAGCGGCGGTTTTGCGGGCGAAGAAGGGTACGCAAAGCTAA
- a CDS encoding DNA polymerase IV translates to MTNTNEHYPAKGRVILHLDMNAFYCSVHEAEEPDKYKDKPTAVAGSVELRKGIIVTCSYTARRLGVKTGMTVREGLRRCPDLILIQPDFHLYRKYSRGFMTIARSYTDMVEAVSIDECYMDITGSKIFGTPLEIASALQERIRTEWQLPCSIGIAPNKLLAKMASDMKKPNGMTVLRLRDVPELLWDKPCGVLFGIGKKTADKLARLNIRTIGQLAQTDERLLIKQFGVVGSWMKGAASGIDHAPVNGEREVNKSIGHTTTLPKDFIVREDIHRVLLNLSDQTARRLRRQKLMALTVQITIRRPDMSTITRSHTFRTPTHGMEDIFQEACRLFDKHWSEGEPVRLLGVTLQNLSPEVNTAVQLDLFNYEEQPRKEALTKTMDLLRDKFGEEAVLTAGMLSDDPSALIRNKRLRGTSLQKEDF, encoded by the coding sequence ATGACGAATACGAATGAGCATTATCCAGCTAAGGGCCGCGTCATTTTGCATTTGGATATGAATGCCTTCTATTGCTCTGTCCATGAGGCGGAGGAGCCGGATAAATATAAAGATAAACCAACAGCCGTTGCCGGCAGCGTGGAGCTGCGCAAAGGGATCATCGTCACCTGCTCATATACAGCCAGAAGGCTAGGGGTCAAGACGGGCATGACGGTGCGTGAGGGGCTTAGACGTTGTCCTGATCTCATCCTTATTCAGCCGGACTTTCATTTATATCGCAAATATTCACGAGGTTTTATGACAATTGCCAGAAGCTATACAGATATGGTAGAGGCTGTTTCAATAGATGAATGCTATATGGATATAACCGGTTCGAAAATATTCGGAACACCGCTGGAGATTGCCAGCGCTTTGCAGGAGCGTATCCGTACAGAGTGGCAGCTGCCCTGCTCTATTGGCATTGCTCCGAATAAGCTGCTGGCGAAGATGGCCTCGGATATGAAAAAACCGAATGGGATGACAGTGCTGCGGCTGCGTGATGTGCCAGAGCTGCTATGGGACAAGCCATGCGGCGTGCTATTCGGCATTGGGAAAAAGACGGCAGACAAGCTGGCTCGGCTCAATATTCGCACAATTGGACAGCTTGCACAGACGGATGAACGGCTGCTCATTAAGCAGTTTGGCGTCGTTGGGTCGTGGATGAAAGGGGCAGCGAGCGGCATTGATCACGCTCCTGTGAATGGAGAACGGGAAGTGAATAAGTCGATCGGTCATACGACGACGCTGCCGAAGGACTTTATCGTCAGGGAAGATATTCACCGCGTTCTGCTGAACTTATCGGACCAGACCGCACGGCGGCTTAGAAGGCAGAAGCTGATGGCACTTACGGTGCAAATTACGATTCGCAGACCGGACATGTCGACCATTACACGTTCGCATACGTTTCGTACTCCCACGCATGGGATGGAAGATATTTTTCAGGAAGCCTGCCGCTTGTTCGATAAGCATTGGTCGGAGGGAGAGCCGGTGAGGCTGTTGGGCGTTACGCTGCAAAATTTGTCGCCTGAGGTGAATACAGCGGTTCAGCTGGATCTGTTCAATTATGAGGAGCAGCCGCGTAAGGAAGCGTTGACAAAGACGATGGACTTGCTGCGGGACAAGTTTGGCGAGGAGGCGGTGTTAACGGCGGGGATGCTGAGCGACGATCCTTCTGCACTGATTCGCAATAAGCGGCTGCGGGGCACTTCGCTGCAAAAGGAAGATTTTTAA
- a CDS encoding ferredoxin → MAKYTWVEKDTCIACGACGATAPDIYDYDDEGLAEVIFGNDGNRGCVAISEDLYDDMQDAVDGCPTDSIKIADAPFN, encoded by the coding sequence ATGGCTAAGTACACTTGGGTAGAAAAGGATACTTGTATTGCATGCGGCGCATGCGGCGCAACGGCTCCTGACATTTATGATTACGATGATGAAGGTCTGGCAGAGGTGATTTTCGGCAACGACGGCAATAGAGGCTGTGTTGCAATCTCGGAAGATCTTTATGACGATATGCAAGATGCAGTAGACGGTTGCCCGACAGATTCGATTAAAATTGCGGACGCGCCTTTTAACTAA
- a CDS encoding pseudouridine synthase, with protein sequence MAAKIRLDKLLSHTGNGTRSEIKKFVKQGLVTVNGAVVKDSGMIINPELHEVKFEGRQVNYREFAYFMMNKPAGVVSATEDRKDETVVDLLEYEDQAIQPFPVGRLDKDTVGLLLLTNDGQLAHELLSPRKHVPKTYEAVVRGNVGRTDQERFTAGVELDDGYVTMPARLNVRSQEQTVEGVMSMITLTIMEGKFHQVKRMFEAVGKQVVHLKRVAMGPLALDPELEEGSYRELTEGELELLRTYRRTDLQ encoded by the coding sequence TTGGCAGCAAAAATAAGGCTGGACAAACTGTTGTCCCATACGGGCAACGGCACGAGAAGTGAAATTAAAAAATTCGTCAAGCAGGGACTCGTGACCGTTAACGGAGCTGTTGTGAAAGATAGCGGCATGATTATTAATCCCGAGCTGCATGAGGTCAAGTTCGAAGGACGGCAGGTCAATTACCGGGAGTTCGCTTATTTTATGATGAACAAGCCAGCAGGTGTCGTATCGGCGACTGAGGATCGTAAAGACGAGACGGTCGTTGATTTGCTTGAGTACGAGGATCAGGCAATTCAGCCGTTTCCGGTAGGGCGTCTGGACAAGGATACGGTTGGTCTGCTGCTGCTGACCAATGATGGGCAACTGGCCCACGAGCTGCTGTCGCCGCGCAAGCATGTGCCAAAGACATACGAGGCGGTCGTTCGAGGAAATGTGGGACGTACAGACCAAGAACGGTTCACTGCGGGCGTTGAGCTGGATGATGGGTATGTGACGATGCCTGCCCGTCTGAATGTACGGAGCCAGGAACAGACGGTTGAAGGCGTTATGTCGATGATTACGTTAACGATTATGGAAGGGAAGTTCCACCAGGTCAAGCGGATGTTTGAGGCAGTAGGCAAACAGGTTGTCCATTTAAAGCGGGTGGCCATGGGCCCTCTGGCGCTGGACCCTGAGCTTGAAGAGGGAAGCTATCGTGAGCTGACTGAAGGCGAGCTGGAGCTGCTTCGTACTTATCGACGGACGGATTTGCAATAA
- a CDS encoding quinone-dependent dihydroorotate dehydrogenase → MLYSSLGKPIFFRMDPEKAHHLVIDGLHAAGRVPGMMGIMHAMYGVKETPELAVDLFGIHFPHPIGLAAGLDKNAKAADGFSSIGFGFMEVGTVTPKSQPGNEQPRLFRLPPDEALINRMGFNNDGVDAMAERLNKRKIHRIPLAVNIGKNKVTPNELAHEDYRLCIQALYGQGDFFVVNISSPNTPDLRALQHGDELRLLLDTVVEEIGQQASKSGKSPKPVLVKIAPDMTDEQLKLTVATIKDSGVSGIIATNTTVSRTGLTHSNAGEMGGLSGVPVRERSTEVIRTVYRQTEGKLPIIGSGGIFTAADAYDKIRAGASLVEVYTALIYKGPGLLRELTSGLKERLRKDGYRSITEAIGADHR, encoded by the coding sequence TTGCTTTATTCTTCATTAGGTAAGCCAATATTTTTTCGCATGGATCCGGAGAAAGCTCACCACTTGGTTATAGATGGCTTGCATGCTGCTGGGCGCGTACCGGGCATGATGGGCATCATGCATGCGATGTATGGGGTAAAAGAGACTCCAGAGCTTGCCGTGGATTTATTCGGCATTCATTTTCCGCATCCGATAGGGCTTGCGGCAGGGCTGGATAAGAACGCAAAGGCGGCCGATGGCTTTTCCAGCATAGGCTTTGGCTTTATGGAAGTAGGAACGGTAACTCCGAAGAGCCAGCCAGGCAATGAGCAGCCGAGACTGTTCAGGCTTCCGCCTGACGAAGCGCTGATTAACCGAATGGGCTTCAATAATGATGGCGTTGATGCGATGGCAGAGCGACTGAACAAGCGCAAAATACATCGCATTCCGCTCGCTGTCAATATTGGTAAAAACAAAGTAACGCCTAATGAGCTTGCGCATGAGGATTATCGCTTATGTATTCAGGCGCTGTATGGACAGGGCGATTTTTTTGTCGTCAACATTAGCTCGCCAAATACGCCGGATTTGCGTGCGTTGCAGCATGGGGATGAGCTGAGGCTGCTCCTTGATACCGTTGTGGAGGAAATAGGGCAGCAGGCGTCGAAATCAGGTAAAAGCCCGAAGCCGGTGCTAGTCAAAATTGCCCCGGACATGACGGATGAGCAGCTCAAGCTGACGGTAGCGACCATTAAGGACAGCGGCGTTTCCGGCATTATTGCAACGAATACGACCGTTTCACGCACGGGTCTTACCCATTCGAACGCTGGGGAAATGGGCGGCCTTAGCGGTGTTCCGGTGCGCGAGCGTTCAACAGAGGTTATCCGTACGGTTTACCGTCAGACGGAGGGCAAGCTGCCGATTATTGGCTCGGGTGGCATTTTCACCGCAGCTGATGCATACGATAAAATTCGCGCTGGGGCCTCATTGGTTGAAGTATATACGGCTCTAATCTACAAGGGCCCAGGCTTGCTGCGTGAATTGACCAGCGGCTTGAAAGAGCGCCTGCGCAAAGATGGGTACCGCAGCATAACGGAGGCTATCGGCGCAGACCATAGATAA
- a CDS encoding sporulation protein YjcZ: MSGVHGGFTSTGAILVLFILLVIITKGFLY, from the coding sequence ATGTCTGGTGTACATGGAGGCTTCACATCGACGGGTGCCATCCTGGTCCTGTTTATTCTTCTGGTCATCATAACTAAAGGATTTTTGTACTAA